One part of the Xiphophorus maculatus strain JP 163 A chromosome 1, X_maculatus-5.0-male, whole genome shotgun sequence genome encodes these proteins:
- the tp53inp2 gene encoding tumor protein p53-inducible nuclear protein 2 isoform X1: MFQRLSNLLFGEVEEVAADLKGPNPCVTEADEEGWMLVNLADSDCMMQVEDDVGTPLTAQASPHSKLADHQNMQTRTECPASTPRLPHKRRRPHKGQTQDPAAPSEPLSCPSASPPHLGAATPVSLPRRARLSTPSSTPSMSPGSGSECGGSGGPSRSGSERGCMDESWFVTPPPCFTAEGATAETSPMEDLLIEHPSMSVYVSPNNLSMLSSSNLSVVGEESIVSLASSASRVSEPAAPPATRSTMPTRVSRGAAGQAGALAKVTQVARVQRYKARMERRHLSRSHIQRQNRVREQVPRHASHTRSTFLHQPSKRNFCH, from the exons atgtttcagcGTCTTAGCAACCTGTTGTTCGGGGAGGTGGAAGAGGTGGCAGCTGATCTGAAGGGACCCAATCCATGTGTGACTGAGGCCGACGAAGAGGGATGGATGCTCGTCAACCTGGCCG ACTCTGACTGCATGATGCAGGTGGAGGATGATGTGGGAACCCCACTGACTGCACAAGCATCACCCCACAGTAAACTAGCAGATCaccaaaacatgcaaacaagGACTGAATGCCCAGCCTCCACGCCCCGTCTGCCTCATAAGCGTCGCAGGCCGCATAAAGGTCAGACACAGGATCCAGCAGCACCTTCGGAGCCCCTGTCTTGTCCCAGTGCTAGTCCACCACACTTAGGTGCCGCCACACCCGTGAGCCTCCCAAGACGGGCCAGACTGTCCACGCCCTCCTCCACCCCGTCAATGTCTCCAGGCTCTGGGAGTGAGTGCGGGGGCAGTGGGGGTCCCAGTAGGTCAGGATCAGAGAGAGGCTGCATGGATGAGAGCTGGTTTGTCACCCCTCCCCCCTGTTTCACTGCAGAGGGAGCCACGGCAGAGACCAGCCCCATGGAGGACCTGCTCATAGAGCACCCCAGCATGTCTGTGTATGTCTCCCCCAACAACCTGTCCATGCTCTCCAGCAGCAACCTGTCTGTGGTGGGGGAAGAGAGCATTGTCAGCCTGGCGAGCAGTGCGAG CAGAGtgtctgaaccagcagctcccccTGCCACCCGCAGCACTATGCCCACCAGGGTGAGCCGTGGAGCGGCTGGCCAGGCTGGGGCTTTGGCCAAGGTCACCCAAGTGGCCAGGGTCCAGCGTTACAAGGCTCGCATGGAGCGCCGCCATCTGAGCCGCAGCCACATCCAACGCCAAAACCGTGTGAGGGAGCAGGTCCCTCGTCACGCTTCGCACACCAGAAGCACCTTCCTTCATCAACCCAGCAAGCGCAACTTCTGTCACTAA
- the tp53inp2 gene encoding tumor protein p53-inducible nuclear protein 2 isoform X2, with protein MFQRLSNLLFGEVEEVAADLKGPNPCVTEADEEGWMLVNLADSDCMMQVEDDVGTPLTAQASPHSKLADHQNMQTRTECPASTPRLPHKRRRPHKGQTQDPAAPSEPLSCPSASPPHLGAATPVSLPRRARLSTPSSTPSMSPGSGKGATAETSPMEDLLIEHPSMSVYVSPNNLSMLSSSNLSVVGEESIVSLASSASRVSEPAAPPATRSTMPTRVSRGAAGQAGALAKVTQVARVQRYKARMERRHLSRSHIQRQNRVREQVPRHASHTRSTFLHQPSKRNFCH; from the exons atgtttcagcGTCTTAGCAACCTGTTGTTCGGGGAGGTGGAAGAGGTGGCAGCTGATCTGAAGGGACCCAATCCATGTGTGACTGAGGCCGACGAAGAGGGATGGATGCTCGTCAACCTGGCCG ACTCTGACTGCATGATGCAGGTGGAGGATGATGTGGGAACCCCACTGACTGCACAAGCATCACCCCACAGTAAACTAGCAGATCaccaaaacatgcaaacaagGACTGAATGCCCAGCCTCCACGCCCCGTCTGCCTCATAAGCGTCGCAGGCCGCATAAAGGTCAGACACAGGATCCAGCAGCACCTTCGGAGCCCCTGTCTTGTCCCAGTGCTAGTCCACCACACTTAGGTGCCGCCACACCCGTGAGCCTCCCAAGACGGGCCAGACTGTCCACGCCCTCCTCCACCCCGTCAATGTCTCCAGGCTCTGGGA AGGGAGCCACGGCAGAGACCAGCCCCATGGAGGACCTGCTCATAGAGCACCCCAGCATGTCTGTGTATGTCTCCCCCAACAACCTGTCCATGCTCTCCAGCAGCAACCTGTCTGTGGTGGGGGAAGAGAGCATTGTCAGCCTGGCGAGCAGTGCGAG CAGAGtgtctgaaccagcagctcccccTGCCACCCGCAGCACTATGCCCACCAGGGTGAGCCGTGGAGCGGCTGGCCAGGCTGGGGCTTTGGCCAAGGTCACCCAAGTGGCCAGGGTCCAGCGTTACAAGGCTCGCATGGAGCGCCGCCATCTGAGCCGCAGCCACATCCAACGCCAAAACCGTGTGAGGGAGCAGGTCCCTCGTCACGCTTCGCACACCAGAAGCACCTTCCTTCATCAACCCAGCAAGCGCAACTTCTGTCACTAA
- the tp53inp2 gene encoding tumor protein p53-inducible nuclear protein 2 isoform X3, whose translation MFQRLSNLLFGEVEEVAADLKGPNPCVTEADEEGWMLVNLAEGATAETSPMEDLLIEHPSMSVYVSPNNLSMLSSSNLSVVGEESIVSLASSASRVSEPAAPPATRSTMPTRVSRGAAGQAGALAKVTQVARVQRYKARMERRHLSRSHIQRQNRVREQVPRHASHTRSTFLHQPSKRNFCH comes from the exons atgtttcagcGTCTTAGCAACCTGTTGTTCGGGGAGGTGGAAGAGGTGGCAGCTGATCTGAAGGGACCCAATCCATGTGTGACTGAGGCCGACGAAGAGGGATGGATGCTCGTCAACCTGGCCG AGGGAGCCACGGCAGAGACCAGCCCCATGGAGGACCTGCTCATAGAGCACCCCAGCATGTCTGTGTATGTCTCCCCCAACAACCTGTCCATGCTCTCCAGCAGCAACCTGTCTGTGGTGGGGGAAGAGAGCATTGTCAGCCTGGCGAGCAGTGCGAG CAGAGtgtctgaaccagcagctcccccTGCCACCCGCAGCACTATGCCCACCAGGGTGAGCCGTGGAGCGGCTGGCCAGGCTGGGGCTTTGGCCAAGGTCACCCAAGTGGCCAGGGTCCAGCGTTACAAGGCTCGCATGGAGCGCCGCCATCTGAGCCGCAGCCACATCCAACGCCAAAACCGTGTGAGGGAGCAGGTCCCTCGTCACGCTTCGCACACCAGAAGCACCTTCCTTCATCAACCCAGCAAGCGCAACTTCTGTCACTAA
- the ggt7 gene encoding glutathione hydrolase 7, with product MHNPAPEAVAAYPGGSGVDKDANPETTLGSAYSPVDYMSITSFPRLPEDDVTSGENTLKSRKEDDNVLSEQDTDPDLFLKSARLQRLPSSASDLAGHDVASLRETTVDPFTEECACQRDGLTVIITACLTFATGVTVALIMQIYFGDPQVFNQGAVVTDVAQCTSLGFEVLGKQGSSVDAAIAAALCLGIVHPHTSGIGGGGVMLVHNIRKNETRVIDFRETAPSAIQEDMLLSNLDLKSGLLVGVPGMLSGMHQAHQLYGRIPWKDVVSMAADVARNGFNVTHDLAEAVNKVKNKSVSDAFRDLFLPNGQAPVSGQFTRRLDLADILDAVADKGISEFYTGKLAQEMVAAVKAKDGVLMEKDFGDYSTVIQQPVEITYQGHHIMAAPAPHAGVGLITALNILEGYNITNQVPRSSTYHWIAEAVKIALALSSGLGDPMFNDSVSEIVDKMLSKPEASQLRKMINDSQAFSVNHYTSSFPMKDGAAAAQVMVMGPDDHIVSVVSSLNKPFGSRIVTSSGILLNSQILDFSWPNETLSSSPNPHNLIEARKRPMSFLMPTVVRPAVGLCGTYVAVGSSNGEKALSGITQVLMNVLSLRKNMSDSLAYGRLHPQLEDNILLVDAEFLKDDVELLEAKGHNVEWRDVLSLVEGTRRTNDLITGVKDPRSADASALTMSNMP from the exons ATGCACAACCCTGCTCCAGAAGCTGTGGCAGCCTATCCGGGTGGAAGTGGGGTGGACAAGGATGCCAACCCAGAGACAACCTTGGGGAGCGCCTACTCTCCGGTGGACTACATGAGCATCACCAGCTTCCCCCGGCTGCCGGAGGATGATGTGACGTCTGGAGAAAACACCCTGAAGTCCCGCAAAGAAGATGACAACGTCCTGAGCGAGCAAGACACAG ACCCAGATCTGTTTCTGAAGTCGGCTCGCCTGCAGCGTCTCCCGTCCTCGGCCTCAGACTTGGCCGGCCACGATGTCGCCTCGCTGCGGGAGACCACTGTCGACCCTTTCACAGAGGAGTGCGCCTGTCAGCGGGACGGGCTGACGGTCATAATCACGGCCTGTCTCACCTTCGCTACTGGGGTCACTGTTGCCCTCATCATGCAGATCTACTTTGGCGATCCGCAG gtcTTTAACCAGGGAGCGGTGGTGACAGATGTAGCTCAGTGTACATCTCTGGGGTTTGAGGTTTTGGGGAAGCAGGGGTCCAGTGTGGATGCTGCCATcgctgctgctctctgtttgGGAATTGTACACCCTCACACCTCTGGCATTGGGGG TGGTGGCGTTATGTTGGTGCACAACATTCGTAAGAATGAGACAAGAGTGATTGACTTCAGAGAGACGGCGCCATCTGCCATTCAGGAGGACATGCTGCTCTCAAACCTTGACCTTAAA tcaggGTTGCTAGTGGGAGTTCCAGGGATGCTCAGTGGGATGCATCAGGCTCACCAGCTCTATGGCAG GATACCATGGAAGGATGTTGTTTCCATGGCAGCAGATGTAGCCAGAAATGGATTCAACGTTACTCACGATCTGG CTGAAGCTGTGAATAAAGTGAAGAATAAGAGCGTGTCGGATGCATTTCGGGATTTGTTCCTCCCCAACGGTCAGGCTCCAGTTTCCGGACAGTTCACCCGACGCCTTGATTTAGCAGACATTTTGGACGCGGTTGCAGACAAAGGAATATCAGAGTTCTACACTGGGAAGCTGGCACAGGAAATGGTGGCTGCA GTGAAGGCAAAAGATGGCGTGCTGATGGAGAAAGACTTTGGAGACTACAGCACTGTCATACAACAGCCAGTGGAAATCACCTATCAAG GACATCATATCATGGCCGCCCCGGCCCCACATGCAGGTGTTGGATTGATCACTGCACTCAATATTCTTGAAGGCTACAATATTACGAACCAAGTGCCCAGAAGTAGCACCTACCACTGGATTGCAGAG GCTGTGAAGATAGCATTGGCCCTTTCTAGTGGACTGGGAGACCCTATGTTTAACGATTCTGTCTCAGAAATTGTTGATAAGATGCTGAG TAAACCAGAGGCTTCCCAGCTCCGAAAGATGATCAACGACTCCCAAGCTTTCTCTGTCAACCATTACACTTCATCATTTCCAATGAAGGACGGCGCAGCAGCTGCACAGGTCATGGTTATGGGCCCAGATGACCACATTGTGTCAGTCGTCAG ctcaCTAAATAAACCATTCGGCAGTAGGATAGTGACTTCGTCAGGTATTCTTCTAAATAGCCAGATCCTGGACTTTTCGTGGCCTAATGAAACACTGAGCTCATCACCTAACCCT CATAACCTCATTGAGGCTAGAAAAAGACCCATGTCCTTCCTGATGCCCACAGTGGTGAGGCCAGCCGTGGGATTATGCGGCACATATGTGGCCGTTGGATCTTCCAACGGAGAGAAGGCCCTCAGCGGCATCACACAG GTACTTATGAATGTTCTCTCTTTGCGCAAAAATATGAGTGACAGTTTAGCGTATGGCAGACTCCACCCACAGCTGGAGGACAACATACTCCTGGTGGACG CTGAGTTTTTAAAGGACGATGTGGAGCTGCTGGAGGCAAAAGGGCACAATGTCGAATGGAGGGACGTTCTTTCGTTGGTGGAGGGAACACGGAGAACCAATGATCTCATCACCGGGGTGAAAGATCCCCGCAGTGCTGATGCCTCCGCCCTCACTATGTCCAACATGCCTTAG